A part of Clostridium novyi genomic DNA contains:
- the queA gene encoding tRNA preQ1(34) S-adenosylmethionine ribosyltransferase-isomerase QueA has protein sequence MKVKDFDFYLPEELIAQHPMEKRDESRLMVVDRKSGHIEHKIFKDILGYFNEGDCLVLNNTRVLPARLIGEKENTGGKIEFLLLKRIEGDKWETLVKPGKKAKIGARFVFGSGELKAEVKGMGEDGSRIIEFEYEGIFEEVLDKLGQMPLPPYITEKLDDKERYQTVYSKEKGSAAAPTAGLHFTKELLKEIENKGVKIAFVTLHVGLGTFRPVKVEDIEEHHMHSEYYTMSKETADIINKTKENGGKVIAVGTTSCRTLETIGDENGKVKETSGWTDIFMYPGYKFKIVDRLITNFHLPQSTLLMLVSAFSSRENIMNAYKEAVDEKYRFFSFGDAMFLK, from the coding sequence GTGAAAGTTAAAGATTTTGATTTTTATTTACCAGAAGAATTAATTGCACAACATCCTATGGAAAAAAGAGATGAGTCAAGATTAATGGTGGTAGATAGAAAAAGTGGACATATAGAACATAAAATTTTTAAAGATATATTAGGATATTTTAATGAAGGAGATTGTTTAGTATTAAATAATACAAGAGTTCTTCCTGCAAGACTTATAGGGGAAAAAGAAAATACAGGTGGAAAAATAGAGTTTCTACTTTTGAAAAGAATAGAAGGGGATAAGTGGGAAACTTTAGTTAAACCAGGAAAAAAGGCTAAAATCGGAGCTAGATTTGTTTTTGGTTCAGGAGAATTAAAAGCGGAAGTTAAGGGTATGGGTGAAGATGGTAGTAGAATAATTGAATTTGAATATGAAGGTATATTTGAAGAAGTATTGGATAAATTAGGACAAATGCCATTGCCACCTTATATAACAGAAAAATTAGATGATAAAGAAAGATATCAAACTGTATATTCAAAAGAAAAAGGTTCAGCTGCTGCGCCAACAGCGGGACTTCATTTTACAAAAGAACTTTTAAAGGAGATAGAAAATAAAGGTGTAAAAATTGCTTTTGTAACACTTCATGTAGGTCTTGGGACTTTTAGACCAGTTAAGGTTGAAGACATTGAAGAACATCATATGCACTCAGAATATTATACAATGTCAAAAGAAACAGCGGATATTATCAATAAAACCAAAGAGAATGGTGGAAAAGTAATTGCAGTTGGTACAACATCATGTAGAACTCTTGAAACTATAGGTGATGAAAATGGAAAAGTTAAAGAAACATCAGGATGGACTGATATATTTATGTATCCAGGATATAAATTTAAAATAGTAGATAGATTGATAACTAACTTCCATTTACCACAATCAACATTACTTATGCTTGTAAGTGCATTTTCAAGCAGAGAAAATATAATGAATGCATATAAAGAAGCTGTTGATGAAAAATATAGATTTTTTAGTTTTGGAGATGCTATGTTTTTAAAATAA
- the ruvB gene encoding Holliday junction branch migration DNA helicase RuvB → MEDRIVSASYKREDFDVEHSLRPEKLTEYIGQSKVKEKLSIFIEAAKIRQESLDHVLLYGPPGLGKTTLANIIAREMGGTLKVTSGPAIERAGDMAAILTSLNDYDVLFIDEIHRLNRTVEEIMYPAMEDNVLDIVIGKGAAAKSIRLDLPKFTLIGATTRVGLLTSPLRDRFGVLSAMEFYNEDELKEIVLRSSKILGVVTTEDAAFEIARRSRGTPRIANRILKRVRDYCDVKGNGIIDINIAQSALELLEIDKEGFDNIDNRILEAIIDNFKGGPVGLETLAYFIGEELDTIQDVYEPYLLQKGFIIRMPRGRKATEKAYKHLKRDFKEQIKLT, encoded by the coding sequence ATGGAGGATAGAATAGTTTCTGCTTCTTATAAAAGAGAGGATTTTGATGTAGAACATTCATTAAGACCTGAAAAACTTACTGAGTATATAGGTCAAAGTAAAGTAAAAGAAAAACTTAGTATTTTTATAGAAGCTGCTAAGATTAGACAAGAATCTTTAGATCATGTACTTCTATATGGACCTCCAGGACTTGGTAAGACTACTTTAGCCAACATAATAGCAAGGGAAATGGGAGGAACTTTAAAGGTTACCTCAGGACCAGCCATTGAAAGAGCAGGAGATATGGCTGCTATATTAACTTCATTAAACGATTACGATGTGTTATTTATAGATGAAATTCATAGATTAAATAGAACAGTGGAAGAAATTATGTATCCGGCTATGGAAGATAATGTTCTTGATATTGTAATAGGAAAAGGTGCTGCTGCAAAATCTATAAGATTAGATTTGCCAAAATTTACTTTGATTGGTGCTACTACAAGGGTGGGGCTTTTAACTTCTCCCCTAAGAGATAGATTTGGTGTTTTGAGTGCAATGGAATTCTATAATGAGGATGAGTTAAAAGAGATAGTTTTAAGATCTTCAAAAATTTTGGGTGTAGTAACAACAGAGGATGCAGCTTTTGAAATTGCAAGAAGATCAAGGGGTACACCAAGAATTGCTAATAGAATTTTAAAAAGAGTTAGAGACTATTGCGATGTTAAAGGTAATGGGATTATCGATATTAATATTGCTCAAAGTGCTTTAGAACTTTTAGAAATTGATAAGGAGGGATTTGATAATATAGATAATAGAATTCTTGAAGCTATAATTGATAATTTTAAAGGTGGTCCAGTTGGACTTGAGACTTTAGCTTATTTTATAGGAGAAGAATTAGATACTATACAGGATGTATATGAACCATATCTTCTTCAAAAAGGGTTTATAATTAGGATGCCAAGAGGAAGAAAGGCAACGGAAAAGGCTTATAAGCATTTAAAAAGAGATTTTAAAGAACAGATTAAGTTAACTTAA
- the ruvA gene encoding Holliday junction branch migration protein RuvA: MFEYIKGIYISLNKDYIVVESNNIGYKIYTSGNTMSNMPNINEEVKIYIEQIVREDFIGIYGFLTEEERAMFNLLLTINGVGSKAALSLLSISNVSNLKKSILSEDYKMLTKAPGIGKKIAQRITLELKDKIEKIYEDNLEDIDNLSKNSTRKYDESLEALIALGFAQKEAEKALKDVDMSKGIEEIIKNSLRYLMN; this comes from the coding sequence TTGTTTGAATATATAAAGGGAATTTACATAAGTTTAAATAAGGATTATATAGTAGTAGAGAGTAATAATATAGGATATAAAATATATACCTCTGGAAATACTATGTCAAATATGCCTAACATAAATGAAGAAGTAAAGATATACATAGAGCAAATAGTTAGAGAAGATTTTATAGGAATATATGGTTTTTTAACTGAGGAAGAAAGGGCTATGTTTAATTTATTGTTAACTATAAATGGAGTTGGAAGTAAAGCTGCATTATCATTACTTTCTATTAGTAATGTATCTAATTTAAAAAAATCAATTTTGTCAGAAGACTATAAAATGCTTACAAAGGCTCCGGGAATAGGCAAGAAAATTGCTCAAAGAATAACCTTAGAACTTAAAGACAAAATAGAAAAAATATATGAAGATAATTTAGAAGATATAGATAATTTATCTAAGAACTCTACTAGGAAGTATGATGAATCTTTAGAAGCATTAATAGCTTTAGGATTTGCACAAAAAGAAGCTGAAAAAGCGTTAAAAGATGTTGATATGAGTAAAGGCATTGAAGAAATAATAAAAAATAGTTTAAGATATTTAATGAATTAG
- a CDS encoding ferritin-like domain-containing protein has product MAYIRNYMDPYNNYMNNDEYDSQKILPLIKSSVEGEKEDEMFYDYLIKLAPTQEQKDIIISIRDDERKHNKIYRNIYKDLTGQEVVIKDEENFKKPESYISGIEQALFRELHAVEKYRTILRMFPPYSVYRDIVFEIITDEIKHAIKYNYILYLNCCNNKKLNLKNIKKDKKINKEKNEKIKKRINEFGENITLASSTMVNKAKQKIKDEKLVENILVPGLVLGIRTSYMGINKEEQNKIKVDMKQDLLIRYIGELVGGVLDKVREKVDLDKFMGEYILPQLMKED; this is encoded by the coding sequence ATGGCATATATAAGAAATTATATGGATCCATATAATAATTATATGAATAATGATGAATATGATTCCCAGAAGATATTACCGTTAATAAAAAGTTCCGTTGAGGGAGAAAAAGAAGATGAGATGTTTTATGATTATTTAATTAAATTAGCTCCAACTCAAGAACAAAAAGATATTATAATTTCAATAAGAGACGATGAAAGAAAACATAATAAAATTTATAGAAATATTTATAAAGATCTAACAGGACAAGAAGTGGTAATAAAAGATGAAGAAAATTTTAAAAAACCCGAATCATATATTTCAGGAATAGAACAAGCGTTATTTAGAGAATTACATGCTGTAGAAAAATATAGAACAATACTTCGTATGTTTCCGCCATATAGTGTTTACAGGGATATAGTATTTGAAATTATAACGGATGAAATAAAACACGCTATAAAATATAACTATATTCTTTATTTAAACTGTTGTAATAATAAGAAATTAAATTTAAAAAATATTAAAAAAGATAAAAAAATCAATAAGGAAAAAAATGAAAAAATAAAAAAAAGAATTAATGAATTTGGAGAAAACATAACTTTAGCAAGTAGTACTATGGTAAATAAAGCAAAACAGAAAATAAAAGATGAAAAGTTAGTTGAAAATATTCTTGTTCCAGGATTAGTTTTAGGTATAAGAACTAGCTATATGGGTATTAATAAAGAAGAACAAAACAAAATAAAAGTTGATATGAAGCAGGATTTGTTAATTAGATATATAGGAGAATTAGTTGGAGGCGTATTAGATAAAGTTAGAGAAAAAGTAGATTTAGATAAATTTATGGGAGAGTATATTTTACCACAATTAATGAAAGAAGATTAA